The following are encoded together in the Flavobacterium haoranii genome:
- a CDS encoding DUF4197 domain-containing protein, whose protein sequence is MTKKIFISLFAFTLFGCAEMQQVLDQMPQGTTGLTQAEIGNGLKEALNNGISKQVSKLTATDGFFKNEAVKILLPEELQKVDKTLRDLGMSKLADEGLKVINRAAEDAVKEATPIFVDAVKQMTFNDAKNILLGNDSAATSYLQNTTSKALYAKFNPVIKNSFAKVGADKIWNQIITKYNSVPFVTKVNPDLTDYTTNKAMDGVFKMIAVEEKDIRNNFASRTSDLLKKVFALQD, encoded by the coding sequence ATGACAAAAAAAATCTTTATTAGTTTATTCGCTTTTACGCTTTTTGGATGCGCTGAAATGCAACAAGTTTTAGACCAAATGCCACAAGGAACTACTGGTTTAACACAAGCTGAAATTGGAAATGGATTAAAAGAAGCTTTAAATAATGGAATTAGCAAACAAGTTTCTAAATTAACTGCAACAGATGGTTTCTTTAAAAATGAAGCAGTAAAAATTTTACTACCTGAAGAATTACAAAAAGTAGATAAAACTTTGCGTGATTTGGGAATGAGCAAATTAGCTGATGAAGGTTTAAAAGTAATTAATAGAGCTGCCGAAGATGCTGTAAAAGAAGCTACTCCAATTTTTGTTGATGCGGTAAAACAAATGACTTTTAACGATGCTAAAAATATTTTACTTGGAAACGATAGCGCTGCTACTTCCTATTTACAAAACACTACTTCAAAAGCATTGTACGCAAAATTTAATCCAGTTATTAAAAACTCATTTGCTAAAGTAGGTGCCGACAAAATTTGGAATCAAATTATAACAAAATATAACTCAGTTCCCTTTGTAACTAAAGTGAATCCTGATTTAACAGATTACACAACTAACAAAGCAATGGATGGTGTTTTCAAAATGATTGCTGTTGAAGAGAAAGATATTCGTAATAATTTTGCTTCTAGAACGTCAGATTTATTGAAAAAAGTTTTCGCTTTACAAGATTAA
- a CDS encoding methylmalonyl-CoA mutase family protein, with amino-acid sequence MEQQQPYIPKNKVRIVTAASLFDGHDAAINIMRRIIQSTGCEVIHLGHDRSVEEVVNTAIQEDANAIAMTSYQGGHNEYFKYMYDLLQEKGAGHIKIFGGGGGVILPSEIEELHAYGITKIYSPDDGRELGLQGMINDLVQKSDFPVGDHLNGEVNQLKDKNPFAIARVISAAENFPENAKEVLDAIHAENKTKNIPVLGITGTGGAGKSSLVDELVRRFLIDFPEKTIGLISVDPSKRKTGGALLGDRIRMNAINNSRVYMRSLATRQSNLALSKYVQEAIEVLKAANYDLIILETSGIGQSDTEILDHSDASLYVMTPEFGAATQLEKIDMLDFADLVALNKFDKRGALDAIRDVKKQYQRNHNLWDKNPDEMPVFGTIASQFNDPGMNSLYKAIMDKIVEKTNADLNSTFEITKEMSEKVFVIPPNRTRYLSEISENNRNYDATAVTQVEVAQKLYGIFKTIESVTGSLPVITKSGIEIENKTKADEQFVKMLLAEFDRVKMNLDPYNWEVITTWDEKVNKYKNPIYSFKVRDKEIKIQTHTESLSHTQIPKVALPKYQAWGDILRWCLQENVPGEFPFTSGLYPFKREGEDPTRMFAGEGGPERTNRRFHYVSLGMPAKRLSTAFDSVTLYGNDPDLRPDIYGKIGNAGVSICCLDDAKKLYSGFDLSHAATSVSMTINGPAPMLLGFFMNAAIDQNCEKYIKENGLEAEVEKKKKELYDDKGLTRPRYNGALPEGNDGLGLMLLGLTGDQVLPADVYAKIKAETLAQVRGTVQADILKEDQAQNTCIFSTEFALRLMGDVQEYFIQKNVRNFYSVSISGYHIAEAGANPITQLAFTLANGFTYVEYYLSRGMDINAFGPNLSFFFSNGIDPEYAVIGRVARRIWAKALKNKYGANERAQMLKYHIQTSGRSLHAQEIDFNDIRTTLQALYAIYDNCNSLHTNAYDEAITTPTEESVRRAMAIQLIINKELGLAKNENPIQGSFIIEELTDLVEEAVLTEFDRITERGGVLGAMETMYQRSKIQEESLYYETLKHTGEFPIIGVNTFLSSKGSPTVIPAEVIRATEEEKQFQISTLENLHKAKETQVKSQIEKIQAAAIQNENIFEQLMEAAKVCSLGQITSALFEVGGQYRRNM; translated from the coding sequence ATGGAACAACAACAACCTTATATTCCTAAAAATAAAGTAAGAATTGTAACAGCAGCTTCACTTTTCGACGGACATGATGCAGCGATTAATATCATGCGTAGAATTATTCAATCTACAGGATGTGAAGTTATTCACCTAGGGCATGATAGAAGTGTAGAAGAAGTTGTAAATACCGCTATTCAAGAAGATGCAAATGCAATTGCTATGACATCGTATCAAGGAGGTCACAACGAATATTTTAAATATATGTATGATTTGCTTCAAGAAAAAGGAGCTGGACATATTAAAATATTTGGCGGCGGCGGCGGCGTAATTCTTCCTTCTGAAATAGAAGAGTTACATGCTTACGGGATTACTAAGATTTATTCGCCAGATGATGGACGTGAATTAGGTTTGCAAGGAATGATTAACGATTTGGTTCAAAAATCTGATTTCCCTGTAGGAGATCATTTGAATGGTGAAGTAAATCAATTAAAGGATAAAAATCCATTTGCAATTGCGCGTGTTATTTCAGCGGCGGAAAATTTCCCTGAAAATGCGAAAGAAGTTTTAGATGCTATTCATGCTGAAAATAAAACGAAAAATATTCCAGTTTTAGGAATCACAGGAACGGGTGGTGCTGGTAAATCATCATTAGTAGATGAATTGGTTCGTCGATTCTTAATTGATTTTCCAGAAAAAACAATCGGTTTAATTTCTGTTGACCCTTCAAAACGTAAAACAGGAGGTGCTTTATTAGGCGATAGAATTCGTATGAACGCGATTAACAATTCTCGAGTTTATATGCGTTCATTGGCAACTCGTCAATCGAATCTTGCATTATCAAAATACGTTCAAGAAGCAATTGAAGTTTTAAAAGCTGCGAATTACGATTTAATCATTTTAGAAACTTCAGGTATTGGTCAATCTGATACTGAAATTTTAGATCATTCAGATGCTTCTTTATATGTAATGACTCCTGAATTTGGTGCAGCAACACAATTAGAGAAAATCGATATGTTAGATTTTGCGGATTTAGTAGCCCTTAATAAATTCGACAAGCGTGGTGCTTTAGATGCAATCCGTGATGTAAAAAAACAATACCAACGCAATCATAATCTTTGGGATAAAAATCCAGATGAAATGCCTGTTTTTGGAACGATTGCTTCACAATTTAACGATCCAGGAATGAATTCGCTTTACAAAGCGATTATGGATAAGATTGTAGAAAAAACAAATGCCGATTTAAACTCAACTTTCGAGATTACGAAAGAAATGAGTGAAAAGGTTTTTGTTATTCCACCAAATAGAACACGATATTTATCTGAAATTTCAGAAAACAATAGAAATTACGATGCAACTGCTGTAACACAAGTTGAAGTTGCTCAAAAATTATACGGAATTTTCAAAACGATTGAATCAGTAACTGGAAGTTTACCAGTAATTACAAAATCGGGAATTGAAATCGAAAACAAAACAAAAGCAGATGAACAATTCGTTAAAATGCTTTTAGCGGAATTCGATCGTGTAAAAATGAATCTAGATCCTTACAACTGGGAAGTAATTACAACTTGGGATGAAAAAGTAAACAAATACAAAAATCCTATCTATTCATTTAAAGTTCGCGATAAAGAAATTAAAATTCAAACGCATACAGAATCGCTTTCTCACACACAAATACCAAAAGTAGCGTTGCCAAAATACCAAGCTTGGGGCGATATTTTACGTTGGTGTTTACAAGAAAATGTACCAGGAGAATTTCCGTTTACATCAGGATTGTATCCGTTTAAACGTGAAGGAGAGGATCCAACGCGTATGTTTGCGGGAGAAGGCGGTCCAGAACGTACTAACAGACGTTTCCATTATGTTTCTTTAGGAATGCCGGCAAAACGTTTGTCAACTGCATTTGACTCGGTTACTTTATATGGTAATGATCCCGATTTACGTCCGGATATTTACGGAAAAATTGGTAATGCTGGAGTTTCGATTTGTTGTTTAGACGATGCTAAGAAATTGTATTCTGGTTTCGATTTAAGTCACGCGGCTACTTCAGTTTCCATGACTATCAACGGACCAGCGCCAATGTTGCTAGGGTTCTTTATGAATGCCGCTATCGACCAAAACTGTGAAAAATACATCAAAGAAAATGGTTTAGAAGCTGAGGTTGAGAAAAAGAAAAAGGAACTTTATGACGATAAAGGGTTAACGCGACCAAGATATAATGGAGCGTTACCAGAAGGAAACGACGGTTTAGGATTGATGCTTTTAGGATTAACAGGTGATCAAGTTTTACCTGCTGATGTTTATGCTAAAATTAAAGCAGAAACTTTAGCGCAAGTTCGTGGAACGGTTCAAGCCGATATTTTAAAAGAAGATCAAGCGCAAAATACATGTATTTTCTCAACGGAATTTGCACTGCGTTTAATGGGTGACGTTCAAGAATATTTCATTCAAAAGAATGTGCGTAACTTCTATTCGGTTTCGATTTCAGGGTATCACATTGCCGAAGCTGGAGCCAATCCTATTACGCAATTAGCGTTTACATTAGCAAACGGATTTACGTATGTGGAATATTATTTAAGTAGAGGAATGGATATCAATGCCTTTGGTCCAAACTTATCATTCTTCTTCTCTAATGGTATTGATCCTGAATATGCAGTAATCGGTCGTGTAGCGAGAAGAATTTGGGCGAAAGCTTTGAAAAATAAATACGGAGCTAACGAAAGAGCACAAATGTTGAAATATCACATTCAAACATCTGGTCGTTCGTTACATGCTCAAGAGATTGATTTCAACGATATTCGTACGACTTTACAAGCTTTATATGCAATTTACGACAACTGTAATTCGTTGCATACTAATGCGTATGATGAAGCGATAACAACACCAACAGAAGAATCGGTTCGTAGAGCTATGGCAATTCAGTTGATTATTAATAAAGAATTAGGTTTAGCGAAAAACGAAAATCCAATTCAAGGTTCGTTCATTATAGAAGAATTAACCGATTTAGTGGAGGAAGCTGTATTAACTGAGTTCGATAGAATTACCGAACGTGGCGGCGTTTTGGGTGCTATGGAAACTATGTACCAAAGAAGTAAAATTCAAGAAGAATCATTGTATTATGAAACTTTGAAACATACTGGTGAATTCCCAATTATTGGTGTAAATACATTCTTAAGTTCAAAAGGTTCGCCTACTGTAATTCCTGCGGAAGTTATTCGTGCAACGGAAGAAGAAAAACAATTCCAAATTTCAACTTTAGAGAATTTACATAAAGCAAAAGAAACGCAAGTAAAATCTCAAATTGAAAAAATTCAAGCGGCAGCTATTCAAAATGAAAATATTTTTGAGCAATTGATGGAAGCTGCTAAAGTTTGTTCACTTGGTCAAATTACTTCAGCTTTATTTGAAGTTGGTGGTCAATACAGACGTAATATGTAA
- a CDS encoding DUF1543 domain-containing protein has translation MKNEKLHMIMLGCTPKGRLTEQHDIFFGIAPTLSELKTDMYDFWPEAEKQMHIDAWQEVTQVNDYKI, from the coding sequence ATGAAAAATGAAAAATTACACATGATTATGCTTGGTTGTACTCCAAAAGGACGCTTAACAGAGCAACACGATATTTTTTTCGGAATTGCACCTACCCTTTCTGAACTTAAAACTGACATGTATGATTTTTGGCCTGAGGCTGAAAAACAAATGCACATTGATGCTTGGCAAGAAGTAACACAAGTAAATGACTATAAAATTTAA
- a CDS encoding response regulator: MLKDFTLITLADDDEDDRLLFTDAFDELKINTVVNTFNNGQLLMDHLNNPESVLPHIIFLDLNMPIKNGMECLAEIKQNDRFKDIAIAIYSTSSSEEDVENTFVLGANVYIKKPSDFNTLKEVLNDVVTVNWQYYTSGLNKDNFLLRL; this comes from the coding sequence ATGCTAAAAGACTTCACCCTAATTACATTAGCAGACGACGATGAAGACGATCGTTTACTTTTTACAGATGCTTTTGATGAATTAAAAATAAACACTGTTGTCAATACTTTTAACAACGGTCAATTATTAATGGATCATTTGAACAATCCCGAAAGTGTTTTGCCACATATTATCTTTTTAGATTTAAATATGCCTATAAAAAACGGAATGGAATGTTTAGCTGAAATTAAACAAAATGACCGATTTAAAGATATTGCAATTGCTATATATTCTACTTCTTCATCTGAAGAAGATGTGGAAAACACATTTGTTTTAGGAGCTAATGTTTACATAAAAAAACCATCAGATTTTAATACTTTAAAAGAAGTTTTAAATGATGTTGTAACGGTAAACTGGCAATACTATACTTCTGGTTTAAATAAAGATAATTTCTTATTGCGTTTATAA
- a CDS encoding ABC transporter substrate-binding protein — MKQKFIDQIGNQHTFDTVPKRIVSLVPSQTELLFDLGLEDAIVGITKFCVHPFHFKSTKTIVGGTKNVKFDKIKELQPDIIICNKEENTKEIVSALQQICPVWVTDIYTVEDNNKMIHDFGELFNKRTNARKWIDKINFGLQDFQNFIKDKKENKAAYFIWANPFMVAGNQTFINELLKLNKFTNIYETKEGRYPEIELKKIRLEGDPDLVLLSSEPYPFKDEHAFEIGRFTHHAKTIFVDGEMFSWYGSRLVKAFEYFKAIHHKIA; from the coding sequence GTGAAACAAAAATTTATCGACCAAATAGGAAATCAACACACTTTTGATACTGTTCCAAAGCGAATCGTTTCTTTAGTTCCTTCGCAAACTGAATTGTTGTTCGATTTAGGTTTAGAAGATGCTATAGTTGGTATTACCAAATTTTGCGTGCATCCATTTCACTTTAAATCGACAAAAACTATTGTTGGAGGAACCAAAAATGTAAAATTCGATAAAATAAAAGAACTTCAACCTGACATTATTATTTGTAATAAGGAAGAAAATACAAAGGAAATTGTATCAGCATTACAACAAATTTGTCCTGTTTGGGTAACTGATATTTACACTGTTGAAGATAATAATAAAATGATTCACGACTTTGGCGAATTGTTTAATAAACGAACAAATGCAAGAAAGTGGATTGATAAAATTAACTTTGGACTACAAGATTTTCAGAATTTTATAAAAGACAAAAAAGAAAACAAGGCTGCTTACTTTATTTGGGCAAATCCATTTATGGTGGCTGGAAACCAAACTTTTATAAACGAATTATTAAAACTGAATAAGTTTACCAATATTTATGAAACAAAAGAAGGTCGTTATCCTGAAATTGAGTTAAAGAAAATTAGACTTGAGGGCGATCCCGATTTAGTTTTATTGTCTTCAGAACCTTATCCTTTTAAAGATGAGCATGCATTCGAGATAGGACGATTTACACATCATGCCAAGACAATTTTTGTAGATGGCGAAATGTTTAGTTGGTATGGTTCTCGATTAGTTAAAGCTTTCGAATATTTTAAAGCAATACATCACAAAATTGCATAA
- a CDS encoding sensor histidine kinase: MFDSSYFNSLRFVRNIFYVALFILIVLASVTYRHYQELENMSAAIQKRYEISIELEKLISYIKDAETGDRGFTLTNDSTFLEPYLNARTRVNQSFNKLKIATRNNKKQQEHLGNIFNLVDRRFVYFKKQFSTGREFRDNLKHGNAIMDSLRTEVNEMIRYEKSLLQKTGKIYELNSSNSPLILFSSFLISILIIVLGYFRISKNYSRLLATNAQLRIYDESSKQAEILGKYGSWRYNIDTEEFYFSENYYRLFGYEPNEKGVSVDNFIALIHPEDREATLNNFEKSKKSLQNPPFPFRIFKNETHDVRYLRTKSRMIKNHDGTKTLLGATRDITEEYETTQIIEQRNFELEKTVKELTEFNHVASHDLQEPLRKIQTFISRIEEKEQENLSDNAKIYFERIKNAASRMRILIDDLLQYSRTNRTKNNFETVDLNTTIENSIVELSELINDKNATVNYDFLPTINGVEFQLTQLFINIISNSLKYAKEDVAPIISVSSEEINAKDDANLNSKESKPYYKITFTDNGIGFEQEHAEKIFNLFQRLHGKTDYPGTGVGLAICKKIVDNHNGFIFAKGEPNEGASFSIYFPK, translated from the coding sequence ATGTTTGATTCTAGTTATTTTAATTCTTTAAGGTTTGTTCGTAATATTTTTTATGTAGCATTATTTATTCTTATAGTTCTAGCTTCTGTTACTTACAGACATTACCAAGAACTTGAAAACATGAGTGCCGCCATACAAAAGCGCTATGAAATTTCTATAGAACTAGAAAAACTAATTTCTTATATAAAAGATGCCGAAACTGGTGATCGTGGATTTACTTTAACTAACGATTCTACATTTTTAGAACCTTATCTTAATGCTCGAACAAGAGTTAACCAATCTTTTAACAAATTAAAAATTGCTACTCGTAATAATAAAAAACAACAAGAGCATTTAGGTAATATTTTCAACTTGGTAGATCGTCGTTTTGTTTATTTTAAAAAACAATTTTCAACCGGAAGAGAGTTTCGCGACAATCTTAAGCATGGAAACGCAATTATGGATTCGTTGCGAACTGAAGTAAATGAAATGATTCGTTATGAAAAAAGTTTGCTTCAAAAAACAGGTAAAATATATGAATTAAACAGTTCTAATTCTCCTTTAATACTTTTCTCATCGTTCTTAATTTCGATATTAATAATTGTTTTAGGTTATTTTAGAATTTCCAAAAACTATTCGAGACTTTTAGCTACAAATGCTCAATTACGTATTTATGATGAATCTAGCAAACAAGCAGAAATACTGGGAAAATATGGAAGTTGGCGGTATAACATTGATACTGAAGAATTCTATTTTTCCGAAAATTATTACCGTTTATTTGGCTACGAACCAAATGAAAAAGGAGTTTCTGTAGATAATTTTATCGCTTTAATACATCCTGAAGACAGAGAAGCTACACTAAATAATTTCGAGAAAAGTAAAAAATCGTTACAAAATCCTCCTTTTCCTTTCCGAATTTTTAAAAATGAAACACACGATGTTCGTTATTTAAGAACAAAAAGTAGAATGATTAAAAATCATGATGGAACCAAAACATTATTAGGTGCTACTAGAGATATTACTGAAGAATATGAAACTACTCAAATTATAGAACAACGTAATTTTGAATTGGAAAAAACGGTTAAAGAATTAACGGAGTTTAATCATGTTGCGAGTCACGATTTACAAGAACCTCTTCGAAAAATTCAAACTTTTATATCTCGAATCGAAGAAAAAGAGCAAGAAAACTTATCGGATAATGCTAAAATTTATTTTGAAAGAATTAAAAATGCAGCTTCGAGAATGCGAATTTTAATCGACGATTTATTACAATATTCTAGAACAAATAGAACAAAAAATAATTTTGAAACTGTCGATTTAAACACAACCATAGAAAACTCGATTGTAGAACTTTCGGAATTAATAAACGATAAAAATGCTACTGTAAACTATGACTTTTTACCTACAATTAATGGTGTAGAGTTTCAATTAACCCAACTTTTTATCAACATCATTAGTAATAGTTTAAAATATGCAAAAGAAGATGTAGCGCCTATTATTTCAGTTTCTAGTGAAGAAATTAATGCTAAAGACGATGCCAATTTAAACAGTAAAGAAAGTAAGCCTTATTACAAAATAACATTTACAGATAACGGAATAGGTTTTGAACAAGAACATGCCGAAAAGATTTTCAATTTATTTCAACGCTTACACGGAAAAACAGATTATCCAGGAACTGGTGTTGGACTCGCCATTTGTAAAAAAATTGTAGACAATCATAATGGTTTTATCTTCGCTAAAGGAGAACCAAATGAAGGCGCAAGTTTCAGTATTTACTTCCCAAAATAA
- a CDS encoding glutamine synthetase III family protein has translation MATLRFQALAETASRKTVSVEKLDKKSVIFGSNVFNDKTMRQYLTPDAYKAVKNATQYGTKIDRNVAEYVAMGMKEWALSKGVTHYTHWFQPLTGTTAEKHDAFFETSFDGGDPVEKFGGSQLVQQEPDASSFPNGGIRNTFEARGYTAWDPTSPAFIYGTTLCIPTIFVSYTGEALDNKTPLLRALNSIDEAATAVAKYFDKNVKKVTPTLGWEQEYFLVDKSLATARPDLLATGRTLLGHTAAKGQQLDDHYFGSIPTRVLNYMRDLENECMLLGIPVKTRHNEVAPGQFELAPIFEETNLAVDHNSLLMDVMQKVAERHDLKVLLHEKPFKGVNGSGKHNNWSMATDTGINLLSPGKTPMSNLQFLTFFINTIKAVYTYEELMRASIASASNDHRLGANEAPPAIISVFIGDQLTKVLNELEGVSKGKLSPEEKTDLKLNVVGKLPDVLLDNTDRNRTSPFAFTGNKFEFRAVGSTANCANPMTTLNAIVAKQLMDFKAEVDALIEKKDLKKDEAIFNVLREYIKQTKAILFEGDGYSDEWQKEAKKRGLSNHKTTPEALKAKVSKKAIALFEELGIMNHVEVEARYEIELEEYAKRIQIEGRVLGDIARNHVIPTAIKYQNTLIENVKGLKEIFGKDFDKLAKEQMTLIKEISEHIEGINSKTEAMIEERKKANNLSSVEKMAEAYCNKVKPYFEEIRYHADKLELLVDDEMWTLVKYRELLFLR, from the coding sequence ATGGCAACACTTCGCTTTCAAGCATTAGCAGAAACTGCATCAAGAAAAACAGTTTCAGTTGAAAAATTAGACAAAAAATCAGTGATTTTTGGTAGCAATGTTTTTAACGATAAAACAATGCGACAATATTTAACTCCAGATGCTTACAAGGCAGTAAAAAATGCAACGCAATACGGAACAAAAATAGATCGTAATGTTGCAGAATATGTTGCAATGGGAATGAAAGAGTGGGCACTTTCTAAAGGTGTAACGCACTACACACACTGGTTTCAACCATTAACTGGAACTACAGCAGAAAAGCACGACGCTTTCTTTGAAACTTCTTTTGATGGAGGTGATCCTGTTGAGAAATTTGGTGGAAGTCAATTAGTGCAACAAGAACCAGATGCTTCTTCTTTTCCAAATGGTGGAATTAGAAATACTTTTGAAGCTCGTGGTTATACAGCATGGGATCCAACATCTCCAGCGTTTATTTATGGTACAACTTTATGTATTCCTACAATTTTCGTTTCTTATACTGGTGAAGCTTTAGATAACAAAACACCTTTGTTAAGAGCATTAAATTCAATTGATGAGGCAGCTACTGCAGTTGCTAAATATTTTGATAAAAACGTTAAAAAAGTAACTCCAACATTAGGTTGGGAACAAGAATATTTCTTAGTAGATAAATCATTAGCTACTGCTAGGCCAGATTTATTAGCTACAGGTAGAACTTTATTAGGGCATACTGCTGCAAAAGGACAACAGTTAGATGATCATTATTTTGGTTCTATTCCTACAAGAGTACTTAACTACATGCGTGATTTAGAAAACGAGTGTATGTTATTAGGTATTCCTGTTAAAACGCGTCACAACGAGGTGGCTCCAGGTCAATTTGAGTTAGCTCCAATTTTTGAAGAAACTAACTTAGCAGTTGACCACAATTCACTTTTAATGGATGTAATGCAAAAAGTTGCCGAACGTCACGATTTAAAAGTATTATTGCACGAAAAACCATTCAAAGGTGTAAACGGTTCTGGAAAACACAACAACTGGTCTATGGCAACAGATACTGGAATTAATTTATTAAGTCCAGGTAAAACGCCAATGAGTAACTTACAGTTCTTAACTTTCTTTATCAATACAATTAAAGCGGTTTATACTTACGAAGAGTTAATGAGAGCTTCTATTGCATCGGCAAGTAATGATCATAGATTAGGAGCAAACGAAGCACCACCAGCAATTATTTCAGTGTTTATAGGTGACCAATTAACGAAAGTTTTAAACGAATTAGAAGGTGTTTCTAAAGGAAAATTATCTCCAGAAGAAAAAACAGATTTAAAATTAAATGTTGTTGGTAAATTACCAGACGTTTTATTAGATAATACAGATAGAAATAGAACATCTCCATTTGCATTTACAGGTAATAAATTTGAATTTAGAGCAGTGGGTTCAACGGCTAACTGTGCTAATCCAATGACAACTTTAAATGCAATTGTTGCAAAACAATTAATGGATTTTAAAGCAGAAGTTGATGCTTTAATTGAGAAAAAAGATTTAAAGAAAGACGAAGCTATTTTTAATGTATTAAGAGAATATATTAAACAAACAAAAGCTATTCTTTTTGAAGGAGATGGTTATAGCGATGAATGGCAAAAAGAAGCTAAAAAACGTGGTTTAAGTAATCATAAAACTACTCCAGAAGCTCTAAAAGCTAAGGTTTCTAAAAAAGCAATTGCTTTATTTGAAGAACTTGGAATTATGAACCATGTTGAGGTAGAAGCTCGTTACGAAATTGAATTAGAAGAATATGCAAAACGTATTCAAATTGAAGGTAGAGTTTTAGGTGATATCGCTCGTAATCATGTAATTCCAACAGCTATTAAATACCAAAATACATTAATTGAAAATGTAAAAGGTTTAAAAGAAATTTTTGGTAAAGACTTCGATAAATTAGCAAAAGAGCAAATGACACTTATCAAAGAAATTTCTGAGCACATTGAAGGAATTAACAGTAAAACTGAAGCTATGATTGAAGAGCGTAAAAAAGCTAACAATCTTTCAAGTGTAGAAAAAATGGCAGAAGCTTATTGTAATAAAGTAAAACCATATTTTGAAGAAATTCGTTACCACGCTGATAAATTAGAATTATTAGTAGACGACGAAATGTGGACACTAGTAAAATATAGAGAATTATTATTCTTAAGATAA